A genomic window from Pseudonocardia broussonetiae includes:
- a CDS encoding cysteine desulfurase yields the protein MDVTKIRADFPILARTVRGGRPLVYLDSGATAQRPRQVLDAERSFLEQHNAAVHRGAHQLAEEATDAYESARARIAAFVGADPGEVVFVKNATEGINLVAYAMGNAAGFPGAERFEIGPGDEIVVTDLEHHANLVPWQELCRRTGAVLKWFQVGDDGRLDLGSGSDGGDPITERTKIVAFAHQSNVLGTILPVAELSRRARAVGALVLLDACQSVPHMPVNLTELDVDFAVFSGHKMLGPSGVGVLYGRAELLAAMPPFLTGGSMIEMVRMEGSTYAPPPQRFEAGVPMTSQAVGLAAAVDYLTEIGMDAVHAHEQELTALAIEGLSSVPGVRVIGPATTDDRGGAVAFVVDGVHAHDVGQVLDDRGVAIRVGHHCAWPLHRRFGVAATARASFHVYNTPEEVTALVDGVRAAREFFGVA from the coding sequence CACCGCGCAGCGCCCGCGCCAGGTGCTCGACGCCGAGCGCAGCTTCCTGGAGCAGCACAACGCGGCGGTGCACCGCGGTGCGCACCAGCTCGCCGAGGAGGCCACCGACGCCTACGAGTCGGCCCGCGCGCGGATCGCCGCGTTCGTCGGCGCCGACCCGGGCGAGGTCGTCTTCGTCAAGAACGCCACCGAGGGCATCAACCTCGTGGCGTACGCGATGGGCAACGCCGCGGGCTTCCCCGGCGCGGAGCGCTTCGAGATCGGCCCGGGCGACGAGATCGTCGTCACCGACCTCGAGCACCACGCCAACCTCGTGCCCTGGCAGGAGCTGTGCCGGCGCACCGGTGCCGTGCTCAAGTGGTTCCAGGTGGGTGACGACGGCCGGCTCGACCTCGGCAGTGGTTCCGACGGTGGGGACCCGATCACCGAGCGCACGAAGATCGTCGCGTTCGCGCACCAGTCCAACGTGCTCGGCACGATCCTGCCGGTGGCGGAGCTGTCGCGCCGCGCGCGGGCGGTCGGCGCGCTGGTCCTGCTCGACGCGTGCCAGTCGGTGCCGCACATGCCGGTCAACCTCACCGAGCTCGACGTCGACTTCGCCGTGTTCTCCGGGCACAAGATGCTCGGTCCGTCCGGGGTCGGCGTGCTCTACGGCCGCGCGGAGCTCCTCGCCGCGATGCCCCCGTTCCTGACCGGCGGGTCGATGATCGAGATGGTGCGGATGGAGGGGTCGACCTACGCCCCGCCGCCGCAGCGCTTCGAGGCCGGGGTGCCGATGACGTCGCAGGCCGTGGGCCTGGCGGCGGCCGTCGACTACCTCACCGAGATCGGCATGGACGCGGTGCACGCGCACGAGCAGGAGCTCACCGCGCTGGCGATCGAGGGGCTGTCGTCGGTCCCCGGCGTCCGGGTGATCGGCCCGGCCACCACCGACGACCGCGGCGGGGCCGTCGCGTTCGTCGTCGACGGCGTGCACGCGCACGACGTCGGCCAGGTCCTCGACGACCGCGGCGTCGCGATCCGCGTCGGCCACCACTGCGCGTGGCCGCTGCACCGCCGCTTCGGCGTGGCCGCCACGGCCCGCGCGTCGTTCCACGTCTACAACACCCCCGAGGAGGTCACCGCGCTGGTCGACGGCGTGCGGGCCGCCCGGGAGTTCTTCGGAGTGGCCTGA
- the sufU gene encoding Fe-S cluster assembly sulfur transfer protein SufU → MQLEQMYQEIILDHYRTPHGAGLREPFDAESFQINPTCGDEITLRVKLDGDTVAEVSHDTLGCSISQASASVLTDLVVGRSVGDSMKILQAFQEMTQGRGKVEPDEDVLGDGVAFAGVAKYPARVKCALLGWMAFKDAVVRTEGEKA, encoded by the coding sequence ATGCAGCTGGAGCAGATGTACCAGGAGATCATCCTGGACCACTACCGCACGCCGCACGGCGCCGGACTGCGCGAGCCGTTCGACGCCGAGTCGTTCCAGATCAACCCGACCTGCGGCGACGAGATCACGCTGCGCGTGAAGCTCGACGGCGACACGGTCGCGGAGGTCTCGCACGACACGCTGGGGTGCTCGATCAGCCAGGCGTCGGCGTCGGTGCTCACCGACCTCGTCGTCGGGCGGTCGGTGGGCGACTCGATGAAGATCCTGCAGGCGTTCCAGGAGATGACGCAGGGGCGCGGCAAGGTCGAGCCCGACGAGGACGTGCTCGGTGACGGCGTCGCGTTCGCCGGCGTCGCGAAGTACCCGGCGCGCGTCAAGTGCGCGCTGCTGGGCTGGATGGCGTTCAAGGACGCCGTCGTCCGCACGGAAGGGGAGAAAGCGTGA
- a CDS encoding metal-sulfur cluster assembly factor, protein MPEPPAPAAGPSIDDLEEAMRDVVDPELGINVVDLGLVYGIQAVDGVATIDMTLTSAACPLTDVIEEQTRSALTGGGQGGLVDDIKINWVWMPPWGPDKITEDGREQLRALGFRV, encoded by the coding sequence ATGCCCGAGCCGCCCGCGCCCGCCGCGGGCCCGTCGATCGACGACCTCGAGGAGGCCATGCGCGACGTGGTCGACCCCGAGCTCGGCATCAACGTCGTCGACCTGGGCCTGGTGTACGGGATCCAGGCCGTCGACGGCGTGGCCACGATCGACATGACGCTGACGAGCGCGGCCTGCCCGCTGACCGACGTCATCGAGGAGCAGACCCGCTCCGCGCTGACCGGTGGCGGCCAGGGCGGCCTGGTCGACGACATCAAGATCAACTGGGTCTGGATGCCGCCGTGGGGCCCGGACAAGATCACCGAGGACGGCCGCGAGCAGCTGCGCGCCCTCGGCTTCCGCGTCTGA
- a CDS encoding LLM class flavin-dependent oxidoreductase: MTPASGVRLGAMLRREVPPEHTVAYARGVEALGFDELWLVEDCFYAGAVAAGAVALAATERIEVGLGVLPAVFRNPAATALEVAALARMFPGRLRPGLGHGVTGWMRQIGAFPSSQLAALEETTSALRALLRGERVTVDGRHVHLDDVVLEFPPPVVPPVATGVRGPRSLRVSGRVADGTVLTELSVPSYVRWARERIDEGRAEAGRTDPHHLTVYAYAAPDRAALLPLVADGLRGGGGAGQWGELADPIASWREAGGSGDLPDAWLDALTVSGDGARGSLAALVEAGADSVVLIPAAEDPDDALAELGALRSVLS, translated from the coding sequence GTGACCCCGGCGTCCGGCGTGCGGCTGGGGGCGATGCTCCGGCGGGAGGTCCCGCCGGAGCACACGGTCGCGTACGCGCGGGGCGTCGAGGCGCTGGGCTTCGACGAGCTGTGGCTCGTCGAGGACTGCTTCTACGCCGGCGCGGTCGCCGCGGGCGCGGTCGCGCTCGCGGCCACCGAGCGGATCGAGGTCGGCCTCGGGGTCCTGCCAGCCGTGTTCCGCAACCCGGCCGCCACCGCGCTCGAGGTGGCCGCCCTGGCCCGCATGTTCCCCGGGCGGCTGCGGCCCGGGCTGGGCCACGGCGTCACGGGGTGGATGCGGCAGATCGGCGCGTTCCCGTCGTCGCAGCTCGCGGCGCTGGAGGAGACCACGTCGGCGCTGCGGGCGCTGCTGCGCGGGGAGCGGGTCACCGTCGACGGGCGGCACGTGCACCTCGACGACGTGGTCCTGGAGTTCCCGCCGCCGGTCGTGCCGCCGGTGGCCACCGGCGTGCGCGGGCCGCGGTCGCTGCGGGTGTCGGGGCGGGTCGCCGACGGCACGGTCCTGACCGAGCTGTCCGTGCCGTCCTACGTCCGGTGGGCGCGGGAGCGGATCGACGAGGGCCGCGCCGAGGCCGGCCGCACCGACCCCCACCACCTCACCGTCTACGCCTACGCGGCGCCCGACCGCGCGGCCCTGCTCCCGCTCGTCGCCGACGGCCTGCGCGGCGGCGGGGGGGCGGGGCAGTGGGGGGAGCTGGCCGACCCGATCGCGTCCTGGCGCGAGGCCGGCGGGTCGGGGGACCTGCCCGACGCCTGGCTCGACGCGTTGACGGTGTCGGGTGACGGGGCCCGGGGGTCTCTCGCGGCACTGGTGGAGGCCGGCGCTGATTCGGTCGTGCTGATCCCGGCGGCGGAGGACCCGGACGATGCGCTCGCGGAGCTGGGTGCCCTGCGGTCCGTGTTGAGCTGA
- a CDS encoding GH1 family beta-glucosidase, whose amino-acid sequence MTGVTTTQAQPTTLPLTFPPGFLWGSATAAYQIEGAVAEGGRTPSIWDTYAHTPGRIAGGDTGDVADDHYHRFRDDVALMKRLGLTSYRFSVSWSRITPQVTADGLGPVNAEGVAFYSGLVDALLAAGITPAVTLYHWDLPQALEDAGGWASRSTAERFGEYAGVVAAALGDRVRLFITLNEPWCTAYLGYASGVHAPGRTEDAAALAAVHHLNLAHGLGAAAVRRAVPDARVSISLNLVWVRPETPSARDVDAARRVDGLQNRVFLDPLLHGTYPSDVLVDTASVTDWGFVRPGDLDVIAAGGVDVLGVNYYSPTVVRHWTRERPKEYADGHGDGAASPWIACEDVEFPRRPGRKTDMGWGIDPRGMTELLVRMAREHPGLELMVTENGAAFPDVVGADGRVADPDRREYLRTHIAAVHAAIAAGAPVIGYCVWSLLDNFEWAWGYGKRFGIVHVDYDTQERTVKDSALFYADVIRANAVQP is encoded by the coding sequence ATGACCGGTGTGACCACCACGCAAGCCCAGCCGACGACCCTGCCGCTCACGTTCCCTCCCGGGTTCCTCTGGGGCTCGGCCACCGCGGCGTACCAGATCGAGGGCGCCGTCGCGGAGGGCGGGCGCACCCCGTCGATCTGGGACACCTACGCCCACACGCCCGGCCGGATCGCGGGCGGCGACACCGGGGACGTCGCCGACGACCACTACCACCGCTTCCGCGACGACGTCGCGCTCATGAAACGGCTCGGGCTCACCTCCTACCGGTTCTCGGTGTCCTGGTCGCGGATCACGCCGCAGGTCACCGCCGACGGGCTGGGGCCGGTCAACGCCGAGGGCGTCGCGTTCTACTCCGGCTTGGTCGACGCGCTGCTGGCCGCGGGCATCACCCCGGCCGTCACGCTCTACCACTGGGACCTGCCGCAGGCCCTGGAGGACGCGGGCGGCTGGGCGTCGCGGAGCACGGCGGAGCGGTTCGGCGAGTACGCCGGGGTCGTCGCCGCCGCGCTGGGCGACCGGGTGCGGCTGTTCATCACGCTCAACGAGCCGTGGTGCACCGCCTACCTCGGCTACGCCAGCGGGGTCCACGCCCCGGGCCGCACCGAGGACGCCGCCGCGCTCGCCGCGGTGCACCACCTCAACCTGGCCCACGGCCTCGGCGCGGCCGCGGTCCGCCGCGCCGTCCCGGACGCCCGGGTGTCGATCAGCCTCAACCTCGTGTGGGTGCGACCGGAGACCCCGTCGGCCCGTGACGTCGACGCCGCCCGCCGCGTCGACGGCCTGCAGAACCGGGTCTTCCTCGACCCGCTGCTGCACGGGACCTACCCCTCCGACGTCCTCGTCGACACCGCGTCCGTCACCGACTGGGGCTTCGTCCGGCCCGGTGACCTCGACGTCATCGCGGCGGGGGGCGTCGACGTGCTCGGCGTCAACTACTACTCCCCCACCGTCGTGCGGCACTGGACGCGCGAGCGGCCCAAGGAGTACGCCGACGGCCACGGCGACGGGGCCGCGAGCCCCTGGATCGCGTGCGAGGACGTCGAGTTCCCGCGCCGCCCGGGCCGCAAGACCGACATGGGCTGGGGCATCGACCCCCGCGGCATGACCGAGCTGCTGGTCCGGATGGCGCGCGAGCACCCGGGCCTGGAGCTGATGGTCACCGAGAACGGGGCCGCGTTCCCCGACGTCGTGGGGGCGGACGGCCGGGTCGCCGACCCCGACCGCCGCGAGTACCTGCGCACCCACATCGCCGCCGTGCACGCCGCGATCGCCGCGGGGGCGCCGGTGATCGGGTACTGCGTGTGGTCGCTGCTCGACAACTTCGAGTGGGCCTGGGGGTACGGGAAGCGCTTCGGGATCGTGCACGTCGACTACGACACGCAGGAGCGCACGGTCAAGGACAGCGCCCTGTTCTACGCCGACGTGATCCGGGCGAACGCGGTCCAGCCCTGA
- a CDS encoding carbohydrate ABC transporter permease codes for MTATLERPPVTVVAASSSRKRLRRNDSAGWLAYVLLALTAFVFLVPFYYMIVAASRPMAEMNQTPPPLLPGPDLWSNIVKAVESQDIGLALMNSMIVSGVITVSTVLLCTLAGFAFAKMRFRGRNVLFGIALGTMMIPPSLGVVPLYALMATLGLAGDLSSVILPSLVQCFGVFFMRQYLIQTLPDELLDAAKVDGATSLRTFWSIVLPIARPGMAVLAMLTFMTAWNDFFWPVITLNSSNPTVQVALNNLGSGYVPDTSVIMAGTLVGTLPVIVVFLLLGRQIVGGIIAGAVKG; via the coding sequence GTGACGGCCACCCTGGAACGCCCGCCGGTGACGGTCGTCGCGGCGTCGTCGTCGCGGAAGCGGCTGCGGCGCAACGACTCCGCGGGCTGGCTCGCCTACGTCCTGCTGGCGCTCACCGCGTTCGTCTTCCTCGTCCCCTTCTACTACATGATCGTCGCGGCCAGCCGGCCGATGGCGGAGATGAACCAGACCCCGCCGCCGCTGCTGCCGGGGCCGGACCTGTGGTCCAACATCGTCAAGGCGGTCGAGTCCCAGGACATCGGGCTCGCCCTGATGAACTCCATGATCGTCTCCGGTGTGATCACCGTCAGCACGGTGCTGCTGTGCACGCTGGCCGGGTTCGCGTTCGCCAAGATGCGCTTCCGCGGGCGCAACGTCCTGTTCGGGATCGCGCTGGGCACGATGATGATCCCGCCGAGCCTCGGCGTCGTCCCGCTCTACGCGCTCATGGCGACCCTCGGCCTGGCCGGCGACCTCAGCTCGGTGATCCTGCCGTCGCTGGTGCAGTGCTTCGGGGTGTTCTTCATGCGCCAGTACCTGATCCAGACGCTGCCCGACGAGCTCCTGGACGCGGCCAAGGTCGACGGCGCCACGTCGCTGCGGACCTTCTGGTCGATCGTCCTGCCGATCGCCCGCCCGGGCATGGCGGTGCTCGCGATGCTCACGTTCATGACGGCCTGGAACGACTTCTTCTGGCCCGTCATCACGCTCAACTCCTCCAACCCCACCGTGCAGGTGGCCCTCAACAACCTCGGCAGCGGGTACGTCCCGGACACCTCGGTGATCATGGCGGGCACGCTCGTCGGGACGCTGCCGGTGATCGTGGTCTTCCTCCTGCTGGGCCGTCAGATCGTCGGCGGCATCATCGCCGGCGCCGTGAAGGGATGA
- a CDS encoding carbohydrate ABC transporter permease, with the protein MSISTPARPVPGERTPPPGSGTPRRSWRTRLFQAEERTAPYVYVAPFFLLFAAFGLFPLVQTAWISLHSYKLGSEMKWLGLENYVWLFSNPDFYNSLWKTFTIGVLSTVPQLMIALGLAHLLNYRMRGRTFFRVAMIMPYATSVAAAALVFAQLFGRDAGAVNWLLGVVGVDAVDWRNGDWTAQLAISIIVIWRWTGYNALIYLAGMQSISQDLYEAAALDGASRWQQFRHVTLPGLRPTILFTAVVSTIGASQLFGEPLIFGGGQPDGGALGQYQTLGLFMYQQGWTYGSLGRAATVAWVTFLLIIVLVLVNTAITRRRQP; encoded by the coding sequence GTGTCGATCTCCACCCCCGCACGCCCGGTCCCCGGGGAGCGCACGCCGCCCCCGGGGTCCGGGACCCCACGCCGCTCCTGGCGCACCCGGCTCTTCCAGGCCGAGGAGCGCACCGCGCCCTACGTCTACGTGGCCCCGTTCTTCCTGCTCTTCGCCGCGTTCGGTCTGTTCCCGCTGGTCCAGACCGCCTGGATCAGCCTGCACTCCTACAAGCTCGGCTCCGAGATGAAGTGGCTCGGACTGGAGAACTACGTCTGGCTGTTCTCCAACCCCGACTTCTACAACTCGCTGTGGAAGACGTTCACCATCGGCGTCCTCTCGACGGTGCCGCAGCTCATGATCGCCCTGGGCCTCGCGCACCTGCTGAACTACCGCATGCGCGGCCGCACGTTCTTCCGCGTCGCGATGATCATGCCGTACGCCACCTCGGTGGCGGCCGCGGCGCTGGTCTTCGCGCAGCTGTTCGGGCGCGACGCCGGTGCCGTCAACTGGCTGCTCGGCGTCGTCGGGGTCGACGCGGTCGACTGGCGCAACGGCGACTGGACCGCGCAGCTCGCCATCTCGATCATCGTCATCTGGCGCTGGACGGGCTACAACGCGCTGATCTACCTGGCCGGCATGCAGTCGATCAGCCAGGACCTCTACGAGGCCGCCGCGCTCGACGGCGCCAGCCGCTGGCAGCAGTTCCGCCACGTCACGCTGCCCGGGCTCCGGCCGACGATCCTGTTCACCGCCGTCGTCTCGACGATCGGCGCGAGCCAGCTCTTCGGCGAGCCGCTGATCTTCGGCGGCGGCCAGCCCGACGGCGGCGCGCTGGGCCAGTACCAGACGCTCGGCCTGTTCATGTACCAGCAGGGCTGGACCTACGGCAGCCTCGGCCGCGCCGCCACCGTCGCCTGGGTGACGTTCCTGCTGATCATCGTGCTGGTGCTGGTCAACACCGCGATCACGAGGCGGAGGCAGCCGTGA
- a CDS encoding extracellular solute-binding protein — translation MTTTPRTTPRTTRVRTARTTLAAAVAGTLLLAACGGGGGAAADDGTTELTVSLFGTFGYEELGLFDRYEAEHPGVTITYESTQGEDKYWPALQTRLASGSGVADIQGIEVARIADVVANQAELWTDLRNTPAAGSIGNYVEWKEPAATTPDGAVLGLGTDIGPMGICYRSDLLAQAGLPTEPAALSARMTSWEDYVALGREYQAAAPAGSAWMDSAGGFYNAIVSTEQTIYYDQAGTLVHDSNPAVRAAFDTAAAAGQAGLTARLEQFVDPGWDAGFASGSFATIACPSWMIGYIKGKAGDAGSGLWNVTTLPGGAGGNWGGAYLGIPASSENVEEAAELIAWLTAPERQAEVFASAGNFPSTTGGIEMVADATDPWFNGAPIGQIFSTSTANAPVQILGPEDGVIKSAMVEALLSVEANGVAPADAWNSALSTVSNQVS, via the coding sequence ATGACCACGACCCCCCGCACCACCCCGAGGACCACTCGGGTGCGGACCGCACGCACGACCCTCGCCGCCGCGGTGGCCGGCACGCTGCTCCTCGCCGCCTGCGGCGGGGGCGGTGGCGCGGCCGCCGACGACGGCACCACCGAGCTGACCGTCAGCCTCTTCGGCACGTTCGGCTACGAGGAGCTCGGCCTGTTCGACCGCTACGAGGCCGAGCACCCCGGCGTCACCATCACCTACGAGTCCACGCAGGGCGAGGACAAGTACTGGCCCGCGCTGCAGACGCGCCTCGCCTCGGGCAGCGGCGTCGCCGACATCCAGGGCATCGAGGTCGCGCGCATCGCCGACGTCGTCGCCAACCAGGCCGAGCTGTGGACGGACCTGCGCAACACGCCGGCCGCCGGCTCGATCGGCAACTACGTCGAGTGGAAGGAGCCGGCGGCCACCACCCCCGACGGCGCCGTCCTGGGCCTCGGCACCGACATCGGCCCGATGGGCATCTGCTACCGCAGCGACCTGCTCGCCCAGGCCGGCCTGCCCACCGAGCCCGCGGCCCTGTCGGCCCGGATGACGAGCTGGGAGGACTACGTGGCCCTGGGCCGCGAGTACCAGGCGGCCGCTCCCGCGGGCAGCGCGTGGATGGACTCCGCGGGCGGGTTCTACAACGCGATCGTCTCCACCGAGCAGACGATCTACTACGACCAGGCGGGCACCCTGGTGCACGACTCCAACCCCGCCGTCCGCGCCGCGTTCGACACCGCAGCGGCGGCCGGCCAGGCCGGGCTCACCGCACGCCTGGAGCAGTTCGTCGACCCGGGCTGGGACGCGGGCTTCGCCTCCGGCAGCTTCGCCACCATCGCCTGCCCCTCGTGGATGATCGGCTACATCAAGGGCAAGGCCGGCGACGCCGGCTCGGGCCTGTGGAACGTCACGACGCTGCCCGGCGGTGCCGGCGGCAACTGGGGCGGCGCCTACCTGGGCATCCCCGCCTCCAGCGAGAACGTCGAGGAGGCCGCCGAGCTGATCGCCTGGCTCACCGCCCCGGAGCGCCAGGCCGAGGTCTTCGCCTCCGCCGGCAACTTCCCGTCGACGACCGGCGGCATCGAGATGGTCGCCGACGCGACCGACCCGTGGTTCAACGGCGCCCCGATCGGCCAGATCTTCTCCACCTCGACCGCCAACGCCCCGGTGCAGATCCTCGGCCCGGAGGACGGCGTCATCAAGAGCGCCATGGTGGAGGCCCTGCTGTCGGTGGAGGCCAACGGCGTCGCGCCGGCCGACGCCTGGAACTCCGCGCTGAGCACCGTCTCGAACCAGGTGAGCTGA
- a CDS encoding LacI family DNA-binding transcriptional regulator: MSGRDGRGAPTLESVAALAGVSRATAGRVLSGSTKVGPRARDAVLAAAAELHYVTNRAARSLMTRRSDSIAFVVAESEDRFFADPYFSQVLHGAHGVVARHDMQLVFAVVSGDDTERQRFERFALGGHLDGAILVSLHGDDPLPRRLQDAGVPVVLSGRPFAHQARTPLTYVDADNVGGAMAAVRLLAQQGRRRIATITGPLDMAASVDRVDGFRAELAAHDVVDAGSADGDFSIVGGRRAMADLLAADPLIDAVFAANDLMAVGALQAVREAGRRVPEDVAVVGFDDSAIAVSAQPPLTTVRQPMVEMGRTLATLLLDQITHGGEPQAPVILPTEIVRRASA, translated from the coding sequence ATGTCGGGGCGGGACGGGCGCGGGGCGCCCACGCTGGAGTCGGTGGCCGCGCTGGCCGGGGTGTCGCGGGCGACCGCGGGCCGGGTGCTGTCGGGTTCCACCAAGGTGGGTCCGCGGGCGCGTGACGCCGTGCTGGCCGCCGCCGCCGAGCTGCACTACGTCACCAACCGCGCCGCCCGCTCGCTCATGACGCGGCGCAGCGACTCGATCGCGTTCGTCGTCGCGGAGTCCGAAGACCGGTTCTTCGCCGACCCCTACTTCTCGCAGGTCCTGCACGGCGCGCACGGTGTGGTCGCCCGCCACGACATGCAGCTCGTGTTCGCCGTCGTCAGCGGCGACGACACCGAGCGCCAGCGCTTCGAGCGCTTCGCGCTGGGCGGTCACCTCGACGGCGCGATCCTGGTCTCCCTGCACGGCGACGACCCGCTCCCCCGCCGCCTGCAGGACGCCGGCGTGCCCGTGGTGCTCTCCGGGCGCCCGTTCGCCCACCAGGCCCGCACGCCGCTCACCTACGTCGACGCCGACAACGTGGGCGGGGCGATGGCGGCCGTCCGGCTGCTGGCCCAGCAGGGCCGCAGGCGGATCGCGACGATCACCGGCCCGCTCGACATGGCCGCCTCGGTCGACCGCGTCGACGGGTTCCGGGCCGAGCTCGCCGCCCACGACGTCGTCGACGCGGGCAGCGCCGACGGCGACTTCAGCATCGTCGGGGGCCGCCGCGCGATGGCCGACCTGCTCGCCGCCGACCCCCTGATCGACGCCGTGTTCGCCGCGAACGACCTGATGGCGGTGGGTGCGCTGCAGGCGGTGCGGGAGGCGGGCAGGCGCGTGCCCGAGGACGTCGCCGTGGTCGGCTTCGACGACTCCGCGATCGCCGTGTCCGCGCAGCCCCCGCTCACGACGGTGCGCCAGCCGATGGTCGAGATGGGCCGCACGCTGGCCACGCTGCTGCTCGACCAGATCACCCACGGCGGCGAGCCGCAGGCGCCGGTGATCCTGCCGACGGAGATCGTCCGGCGCGCCTCCGCGTGA
- the fdhD gene encoding formate dehydrogenase accessory sulfurtransferase FdhD has protein sequence MGRLSVRRPVVRIGPDGRRRTLDTLAAEEPLELRVDGKPLSVTMRTPGHDVELAHGFLLTEGVLGSASDVLTARYCDSFDDDGRNTYNVLDIALAAGVEPPDASLERNFYTTSSCGVCGKASLDAVRLKTRFSPAADPLVVTPAVLSALPDALRGAQKLFDSTGGLHGAGLFTADGELLVAREDVGRHNAVDKVLGWALLQDRVPAAGTVLMVSGRASFELVQKAVMAGVPLLSAVSAPSSLAVELAQDAGVTLVGFLRGETMNVYSHDARVT, from the coding sequence ATGGGGCGACTGAGCGTCCGCAGGCCGGTCGTGCGGATCGGGCCGGACGGTCGACGGCGCACGCTCGACACCCTCGCCGCCGAGGAGCCCCTCGAGCTGCGCGTCGACGGGAAGCCGCTGTCGGTCACGATGCGCACGCCCGGGCACGACGTCGAGCTCGCGCACGGGTTCCTGCTCACCGAGGGCGTGCTCGGCTCGGCGTCCGACGTGCTCACCGCGCGCTACTGCGACTCCTTCGACGACGACGGCCGCAACACCTACAACGTCCTCGACATCGCACTGGCCGCGGGCGTCGAGCCGCCGGACGCGAGCCTGGAGCGCAACTTCTACACGACGTCGTCGTGCGGGGTCTGCGGCAAGGCGAGCCTCGACGCGGTGCGGCTCAAGACCCGCTTCTCCCCCGCCGCCGACCCGCTGGTGGTCACGCCCGCCGTGCTCAGCGCCCTCCCCGACGCCCTGCGCGGCGCGCAGAAGCTGTTCGACTCCACCGGCGGCCTGCACGGCGCCGGCCTGTTCACCGCCGACGGGGAGCTGCTCGTGGCGCGCGAGGACGTCGGCCGGCACAACGCCGTCGACAAGGTGCTCGGCTGGGCGCTGCTCCAGGACCGCGTCCCCGCCGCCGGCACGGTGCTCATGGTGTCGGGGCGGGCGTCGTTCGAGCTGGTGCAGAAGGCCGTGATGGCCGGGGTGCCGCTGCTCAGCGCGGTGTCGGCGCCCAGCTCGCTCGCCGTCGAGCTGGCCCAGGACGCGGGTGTCACGCTCGTCGGGTTCCTGCGCGGGGAGACGATGAACGTCTACAGCCACGACGCCCGCGTGACCTGA